From the genome of Commensalibacter oyaizuii, one region includes:
- a CDS encoding RNA 2'-phosphotransferase — protein sequence MSKEISKMLSLVLRHTPERIGITLDQNGWTDIKQLISKAKKAGYKLSLEELLETVRTNNKQRFTISEDGQRGF from the coding sequence ATGAGTAAAGAAATTAGTAAAATGCTTAGTTTGGTTTTACGTCATACTCCTGAACGCATTGGGATTACCTTAGATCAAAATGGGTGGACAGATATTAAACAACTTATCTCTAAAGCCAAAAAAGCAGGATATAAACTTAGTTTAGAGGAACTCTTAGAAACGGTTCGGACAAACAATAAACAACGTTTTACGATTTCTGAAGATGGTCAAAGAGGGTTTTAA
- a CDS encoding SIR2 family protein, giving the protein MVDIEVTRRLLKVIASGKSMLFTGAGFSHGATNTLNISPPKGGDLAKILKNNILDKDQEYAELLSDNNLQIITDTFIDVFSPETLISILKENYTIKDVSETHKLIASVPWRRCYTTNYDEVFEIASRFNDKIFSSVTPLQSIENYYQNGQLCIHLNGLISNLNKETLLNEFKLSQDSYINGSFFIKNPWFYYFQKDLEQCPGIVIVGYSFYDYEFRKLFADQQNILKEKIFIITSSNASTKEVNFFEKYGKVLSVGVDGFSKLIEDNIKEIQLYNSNNTDTTFLNIYYPPEINHNTILPDEEIEKFLVFGNLDEKSLLSDLESEYRQLSTRTSLKEVLEAISTKNNVLLYSNLGNGKTIFLTQLKFLLSKTGAYNIYEPRKNMELGVQDCIGDIDKLASSFKRSIIVIDNLLEYKDIIKHYNNIQPKNICIVATSRRNIPEIVKISKSINFYEVSLDNLDEEEFNDFIRIIDNLSLWKERAGKSPQQKVVELRDKYQSQISYILLKVFESKNIQLKILTVLSVFSDNKDAKKTIFVISLLGFLDVILNFTTISLLSGNNSIRLSEFKNNDNLRQLFLINENIIEKRSSVLCQNIIRSSGFYDAEYIINTLLGVVENLDAFIKESVKNDEFLKEIRKKFLKSSTIEKILPEDDRKLNNLKRYYDDLKKIVPWLVNDPNYWVQYAMAHLTHNSLKNAQNYLKTAYSLAERHHEYNTDAIDTQQARLYLLLSMKEVEANKILQFFQDAQLLLLKVPNTIYRYKQVLIYKQFYDASFSRLSQKGQKTFIIYCNDMKKELEIFRNENGFDWVSESCYDFLNSFDG; this is encoded by the coding sequence ATGGTTGATATCGAAGTTACAAGAAGATTACTAAAGGTAATTGCTTCTGGAAAAAGTATGCTTTTCACTGGTGCAGGGTTTTCGCACGGAGCAACGAATACATTGAATATATCACCACCAAAGGGAGGTGATTTAGCAAAGATATTAAAAAACAACATACTAGATAAAGATCAGGAATATGCAGAATTACTTAGTGATAATAATTTACAAATTATTACAGATACTTTTATAGATGTTTTTTCACCAGAAACGCTAATTAGTATTTTAAAAGAAAATTATACAATTAAAGATGTAAGTGAAACGCATAAATTAATAGCATCTGTACCTTGGCGTAGGTGTTACACGACTAATTATGATGAGGTTTTTGAGATAGCGTCTCGATTCAATGATAAAATATTTTCTTCTGTAACACCTTTACAAAGTATAGAAAATTATTATCAAAATGGGCAACTTTGTATTCATCTTAATGGGTTAATTAGTAATTTAAATAAAGAAACTTTATTAAATGAATTCAAATTATCTCAAGATTCATATATAAATGGATCTTTTTTTATTAAAAATCCATGGTTTTATTATTTTCAAAAAGATTTAGAACAATGCCCTGGAATTGTGATAGTTGGCTACTCTTTTTATGATTATGAATTTAGGAAATTGTTTGCTGATCAACAAAACATACTAAAAGAAAAAATATTTATAATTACGTCTAGTAATGCTAGTACAAAAGAAGTGAACTTTTTTGAAAAATATGGCAAAGTTCTTTCTGTAGGAGTAGATGGATTTTCTAAATTAATTGAAGATAATATTAAAGAAATTCAATTATATAACAGTAATAATACAGATACGACTTTTTTGAATATTTATTATCCTCCAGAAATTAATCATAATACTATTTTACCAGATGAAGAAATTGAAAAATTTTTAGTTTTTGGTAATCTAGATGAGAAAAGTTTATTGTCGGATCTTGAATCAGAATATAGGCAATTATCTACTAGAACATCATTAAAAGAAGTGTTAGAGGCAATTTCAACAAAAAATAATGTTTTATTATATAGTAATTTAGGTAATGGTAAGACTATTTTTTTAACGCAATTAAAATTTCTTCTTTCAAAAACTGGTGCCTATAATATATATGAGCCTCGTAAAAATATGGAATTAGGTGTTCAAGATTGTATAGGTGATATAGATAAATTAGCATCTTCATTTAAAAGGTCAATTATTGTAATTGATAATCTATTAGAATATAAGGATATTATTAAACATTATAATAATATTCAACCAAAAAATATTTGTATTGTAGCAACTTCAAGACGTAATATTCCTGAAATTGTAAAAATTTCAAAAAGCATAAATTTTTACGAAGTTTCCTTAGATAATCTTGATGAGGAAGAATTTAATGATTTTATTAGGATAATTGATAATTTAAGTTTATGGAAAGAACGTGCAGGAAAATCTCCACAACAAAAAGTAGTAGAGCTACGAGATAAATATCAATCTCAGATATCCTATATATTATTAAAGGTATTTGAATCAAAAAATATTCAGTTAAAAATACTCACTGTATTATCAGTGTTTTCTGATAATAAAGATGCTAAAAAAACTATTTTTGTTATTTCATTACTAGGTTTTTTAGATGTAATTTTGAATTTTACCACAATATCTCTTTTATCTGGTAATAATTCAATACGTCTCTCTGAATTTAAGAATAATGATAATCTTAGACAATTATTTTTAATAAATGAAAATATAATTGAAAAAAGATCAAGTGTTTTGTGCCAAAATATTATTAGATCAAGTGGTTTTTATGATGCAGAATATATTATTAATACTTTATTAGGAGTAGTAGAAAATTTAGATGCTTTTATAAAAGAAAGCGTAAAAAATGATGAATTTTTAAAAGAGATACGAAAAAAATTTTTGAAATCTTCTACAATTGAAAAAATCTTGCCAGAGGATGATAGAAAGTTAAATAATTTAAAAAGATATTACGATGATTTGAAAAAAATTGTTCCATGGTTAGTAAACGATCCTAATTATTGGGTTCAATATGCTATGGCTCACCTAACACATAATAGTTTAAAAAATGCACAAAATTATTTAAAAACAGCATATTCTTTAGCAGAAAGACATCATGAGTATAATACTGATGCAATAGATACACAACAAGCTCGTTTGTATTTATTATTATCTATGAAAGAAGTTGAGGCAAATAAGATTTTGCAATTTTTTCAAGATGCACAGCTTCTACTTTTGAAAGTGCCCAATACCATTTATAGATATAAACAGGTTTTGATATATAAACAGTTTTATGATGCTTCTTTTAGTAGGCTTTCTCAAAAAGGTCAAAAAACATTTATTATTTATTGTAATGATATGAAAAAAGAACTTGAAATTTTTCGAAATGAAAATGGTTTTGATTGGGTTTCTGAAAGTTGTTATGATTTTTTAAACTCGTTTGATGGATAA
- a CDS encoding type II toxin-antitoxin system RelE family toxin, which translates to MTFKIDFDERAFKEWYKLDKSIQAQFKKKLKQLQNNPYIESARLHGDLASCYKIKLRSSGFRLVYQVIDEDIVILVIAVGKREDKKVYETANTRLNNK; encoded by the coding sequence ATGACCTTTAAAATTGACTTTGATGAAAGAGCTTTCAAAGAATGGTATAAACTCGATAAATCTATTCAAGCGCAATTCAAAAAGAAGTTAAAACAATTACAAAATAATCCCTATATTGAATCTGCCCGTTTACATGGAGACCTTGCTAGCTGTTATAAAATTAAATTACGATCTTCTGGTTTTAGATTAGTTTATCAAGTCATTGATGAAGACATTGTAATTTTAGTTATTGCTGTAGGGAAACGTGAAGATAAAAAAGTTTATGAAACAGCTAATACTCGATTAAATAATAAATGA
- a CDS encoding replication initiator protein A: protein MINAENIIQHECEATQKNKKKKHLSPKKHKQTDFFIADIFNNLTFQDDIASMEHPLFALKAGDIKTRKYEHNNFNITIAPNAEYGMATIHDKDIWIYCISKLMQAIYEEKEISRTVHFTIYDYLMTTNRGVSGQYYELAKTALERLAGTRITTNIETAKTREAHGFGLVDTWRVVEEKDGRMVRVSVTLPDWLYRSVTSNQVLTISPDYFRLRKPLDRRIYELARKHCGSQKEWKIGLELLLKKTGSSQKLKVFRWSIKSLVTTNELPDYNVTYDLENDIVIFTQKQKPTK, encoded by the coding sequence ATGATTAATGCCGAGAATATCATTCAACATGAATGTGAAGCAACACAGAAAAATAAAAAAAAGAAACATCTTTCTCCAAAAAAACATAAGCAAACAGATTTCTTTATTGCCGATATATTTAATAATCTGACATTTCAAGATGATATAGCCAGTATGGAGCACCCCTTATTTGCTTTAAAAGCTGGAGATATTAAGACTAGAAAATATGAACATAATAATTTTAATATTACTATAGCTCCTAATGCCGAATATGGCATGGCGACCATTCATGACAAAGATATTTGGATTTATTGCATATCAAAACTCATGCAAGCCATTTATGAAGAAAAAGAAATAAGCCGAACTGTTCATTTTACTATCTATGATTACCTTATGACCACAAATAGAGGTGTAAGTGGGCAGTATTATGAGTTGGCAAAAACTGCTCTCGAACGATTAGCTGGAACACGTATTACAACGAATATTGAAACAGCAAAAACAAGAGAAGCACATGGTTTTGGTTTAGTTGATACTTGGCGTGTTGTTGAAGAAAAAGATGGACGTATGGTCAGAGTATCCGTAACCCTCCCAGACTGGCTCTATCGTTCTGTAACGTCTAATCAAGTCCTAACTATTAGTCCAGACTATTTCAGACTTAGAAAACCACTAGATCGCCGTATTTATGAACTAGCTCGTAAACATTGCGGAAGCCAAAAAGAATGGAAAATAGGTTTGGAGTTACTATTAAAAAAGACTGGTAGTAGTCAGAAATTAAAAGTCTTTAGATGGTCAATTAAATCTCTAGTAACAACAAATGAACTACCAGATTATAACGTAACCTATGATCTTGAGAATGATATTGTAATTTTTACGCAAAAACAAAAGCCTACAAAATAA
- a CDS encoding type II toxin-antitoxin system RelB/DinJ family antitoxin, producing the protein MSTIQIRVDENLKKDAYKAFDNLNLSPSEALRLFLRYVAENKKLPFSEVSVIVSDNDKDDDILAVVRERLNNPAKRIRVNLDDL; encoded by the coding sequence ATGAGTACTATTCAAATTAGAGTAGATGAAAACTTAAAAAAGGATGCTTATAAAGCTTTTGATAATCTTAACTTATCTCCCTCAGAAGCGTTAAGACTATTCTTACGTTATGTTGCTGAAAATAAAAAATTACCTTTTTCGGAAGTTTCAGTGATAGTCAGTGATAATGATAAAGACGATGATATTTTAGCGGTTGTCCGTGAACGTTTAAACAATCCTGCCAAACGTATCAGAGTTAATTTAGATGACCTTTAA